From one Branchiostoma floridae strain S238N-H82 chromosome 3, Bfl_VNyyK, whole genome shotgun sequence genomic stretch:
- the LOC118411222 gene encoding guanine nucleotide-binding protein subunit beta-2-like 1, with the protein MAMEQMTLRGTLKGHGNWVTQIATTPQNSDMILSASRDHSIIVWKLTRDENNYGVQHKCLNGHSHFVSDVVISSDGQFALSGSWDHTLRLWDLNTSTTTRRFVGHTKDVLSVAFSADNRQIVSGSRDKTIKLWNTLGVCKYTIQEDGHTEWTSCVRFSPNNQNPIIVSCGWDKLVKVWNLTNCKLKTNHIGHMGYLNAVTVSPDGSLCASGGKDSNAMLWDLNEGKHLYTLDGTDEINALCFSPNRYWLCAATGPTIKIWDLEGKIIVDELRPEIISTSPKARPPQCISLAWSADGQTLFAGYTDNLIRVWQVSLAR; encoded by the exons ATGGCTATGGAACAAATGACCCTACGTGGTACCCTAAAGGGCCACGGGAATTGGGTCACCCAAATCGCCACGACACCCCAGAATTCCGACATGATTCTGTCGGCATCCCGAG ATCACTCCATCATTGTCTGGAAGCTGACTCGTGATGAGAACAACTACGGCGTCCAACACAAGTGCTTGAATGGTCACTCCCACTTTGTCTCGGATGTGGTCATCTCGTCCGATGGTCAGTTTGCCCTCTCTGGATCCTGGGATCACACCCTCCGCCTGTGGGATCTCAACAC GTCGACCACCACTCGACGGTTCGTCGGCCACACCAAGGATGTCCTGAGTGTTGCCTTTTCTGCTGACAACCGTCAGATTGTGTCAGGATCCCGCGACAAGACCATCAAGCTGTGGAACACCCTGGGAGTCTGCAAGTACACCATCCAG GAGGATGGACACACTGAGTGGACGTCCTGTGTCAGGTTCTCCCCAAACAACCAGAACCCCATCATCGTGTCCTGTGGCTGGGACAAGCTGGTCAAGGTGTGGAACCTGACCAACTGCAAGTTGAAGACAAACCACATCGGACATATGGGTTATCTCAATGCTGTGACAGTGTCCCCTGATGGCTCCCTGTGTGCTTCTGGAGGCAAG GACAGCAATGCCATGCTGTGGGACCTGAATGAGGGGAAGCATCTGTACACCCTGGATGGCACCGACGAGATCAATGCCTTGTGCTTCAGCCCCAACCGCTACTGGCTGTGTGCTGCCACTGGCCCTACCATCAAGATCTGG GATCTGGAAGGTAAAATCATCGTGGACGAGCTGCGGCCAGAGATCATCTCCACGAGTCCGAAGGCCCGACCGCCCCAGTGCATCTCTCTGGCCTGGTCAGCTGATGGCCAGACTCTGTTTGCAGGCTACACCGATAACCTAATCCGTGTATGGCAGGTTTCTCTGGCAAGGTAG
- the LOC118411223 gene encoding serine/threonine-protein phosphatase 2A catalytic subunit beta isoform, whose amino-acid sequence MGELTTSKTEAKELDQWIEQLMECKQLQETQVKTLCDKAKEYLTKESNVQDVKCPVTVCGDVHGQFHDLMELFRIGGRSPDTNYLFMGDYVDRGYYSVETVTLLVALKVRFPKRITILRGNHESRQITQVYGFYDECLRKYGNANVWKYFTDLFDFLPLTALVEGQIFCLHGGLSPSIDTLDHIRALDRLQEVPHEGPMCDLLWSDPDDRGGWGISPRGAGYTFGQDISETFNHSNGLTLVSRAHQLVMEGYNWCHDRNVVTIFSAPNYCYRCGNQAAIMELDDTLKYSFLQFDPAPRRGEPHVTRRTPDYFL is encoded by the exons ATGGGGGAATTAACAACGAGCAAAACGGAAGCGAAGGAACTGGACCAGTGGATAGAGCAGTTGATGGAGTGCAAGCAGCTACAAGAGACCCAAGTCAAAACGTTATGTGACAAG GCAAAAGAGTACCTGACTAAAGAGTCCAACGTTCAAGATGTGAAGTGTCCTGTCACCGTGTGCGGAGACGTCCATGGGCAGTTCCATGACCTGATGGAGCTTTTCCGGATCGGGGGTCGCTCACCAGACACCAACTACTTGTTCATGGGAGACTATGTTGATCGAGGGTACTACTCTGTGGAGACGGTCACTCTTCTAGTAGCTCTTAAG GTTCGTTTCCCGAAGCGAATCACCATCCTGCGAGGCAACCACGAAAGCCGACAGATCACACAAGTATATGGGTTTTACGACGAATGTCTACGGAAGTATGGGAATGCAAACGTTTGGAAATACTTCACAGATTTGTTTGACTTCCTCCCACTGACGGCGCTGGTGGAAGGACAG ATTTTCTGCCTACACGGAGGACTGTCCCCATCTATTGACACGCTGGACCATATCCGTGCCCTGGACCGTCTTCAGGAGGTTCCCCATGAA GGTCCGATGTGCGACCTGCTGTGGTCAGACCCAGATGACAGGGGAGGCTGGGGGATCTCCCCTCGGGGGGCAGGTTACACCTTTGGACAGGACATCTCCGAGACCTTCAACCACAGCAACGGGCTCACCTTGGTGTCCAGAGCACATCAGCTTGTCATGGAG GGCTATAACTGGTGCCATGATCGGAACGTGGTGACCATTTTCAGCGCGCCAAATTATTGCTACCGCTGTGGCAACCAGGCCGCCATCATGGAACTTGATGACACTCTGAAGTACTCCTT CTTGCAGTTTGACCCCGCCCCACGCCGCGGCGAGCCACACGTCACAAGACGCACCCCAGACTACTTCCTGTAA
- the LOC118411221 gene encoding protein NDNF-like: protein MRCELMMVWLGVALTWSQRLPTRDEQLFRLQAKNAGTNQWNTKVLPDGMEVRNFLFEDVTKTYYFFVEDEGSPVLIVVEPCDTEIEWKVTLHEVTETVSPDGSGHTEQMEDPGRRGPSRTGSVVGRFSGHEVMSYLNPASQRAMYRVQVTSRGADTLFGMYATTTPDSDKPYPEVPGDPKVNTSDVGKSEATLSWKPSPTETKFHLPVKYCIAVSRARNLKTLCAVDSRRSGGDDMPMPSPPFKFGFDFDFKSFGFKRRGKKGRKRDKIVFPDDKAMAPLENVIFECVGDKKAYTLGGLQPGTQYYYDVFVVNTLTNRSSAYTGGMLETKQHKRRTRLKDGKVTAASVKRSKGQAYTIKVEDTQLPLQLTVQSCTGEVSVKISREGDVVAKEPHVSSLWNLVLTNLTEGEYQVAVSSKRKRSSAFKIFSTTNPAKYPYAQMPSDTKIKQFEKLTTCDSATIAWLVNDERSKYCLYKAVVSKKVFRRKSTKENSCESPRTRKKDEKVICRHHRPGSVDRSVMIERISGLKPGTRYKFDVYVQKHRGETGQALKYRSVFVKTKRRC from the exons ATGAGGTGTGAGTTGATGATGGTGTGGCTGGGAGTGGCGCTGACATGGTCCCAGCGCCTCCCGACACGCGACGAACAGCTCTTCCGACTCCAGGCGAAAAATGCCGGGACCAACCAGTGGAACACGAAGGTGCTTCCCGACGGCATGGAGGTTCGGAACTTCCTCTTCGAAGATGTAACAAAAAC GTACTACTTCTTTGTAGAGGACGAGGGTTCCCCTGTGCTGATCGTGGTTGAGCCCTGTGACACAGAGATCGAGTGGAAGGTTACTCTACATGAAGTTACAGAGACCGTCAGTCCTGACGGGTCGG GTCACACTGAACAAATGGAGGACCCAGGACGGAGGGGACCCAGCCGAACAGGTTCTGTAGTGGGGCGCTTCTCCGGTCATGAAGTCATGTCCTACTTGAACCCCGCCTCCCAGCGGGCCATGTACAGAGTGCAGGTGACGTCGCGTGGCGCAGACACACTGTTCGGCATGTACGCTACCACGACACCAGACTCCGACAAGCCCTACCCGGAGGTACCCGGCGATCCCAAGGTGAACACTTCAGATGTTGGCAAATCGGAGGCGACTTTATCTTGGAAGCCAAGTCCGACAGAGACGAAGTTTCACCTACCGGTTAAGTACTGCATTGCAGTCAGCAGAGCGCGTAACCTGAAAACCCTGTGCGCGGTCGACTCACGGCGGAGCGGAGGGGACGACATGCCCATGCCGTCACCACCTTTCAAATTCGGATTTGACTTCGATTTTAAAAGTTTCGGATTCAAGCGGCGAGGGAAGAAAGGCCGTAAACGCGACAAAATAGTTTTTCCCGACGACAAGGCCATGGCGCCACTAGAGAACGTCATTTTTGAGTGTGTTGGTGACAAGAAAGCTTACACTTTGGGTGGTTTACAGCCCGGCACACAATATTACTACGACGTTTTCGTTGTGAACACTCTGACCAATCGTAGCTCGGCTTACACCGGGGGAATGCtggaaaccaagcagcacaagAGGAGAACCCGTTTAAAAGACGGTAAGGTGACAGCAGCCAGCGTCAAACGGTCCAAGGGCCAGGCCTACACAATCAAGGTTGAGGACACACAGTTGCCCCTTCAGCTAACTGTCCAATCGTGCACGGGAGAAGTCAGTGTGAAGATTTCGCGTGAAGGCGACGTCGTGGCTAAGGAGCCGCATGTCAGCTCCTTGTGGAACCTTGTCCTGACTAACTTGACGGAAGGAGAGTACCAGGTGGCCGTCAGTAGTAAGCGCAAGCGGTCCTCCGCCTTCAAGATCTTCTCCACAACGAACCCCGCAAAATATCCCTACGCCCAAATGCCAAGCGACACGAAAATCAAGCAGTTTGAAAAGCTTACGACGTGTGACTCGGCAACAATCGCGTGGTTGGTCAACGACGAGAGGTCAAAATACTGTCTGTACAAAGCCGTTGTTAGCAAAAAGGTATTCCGACGGAAATCTACTAAGGAGAACTCGTGCGAAAGTCCACGAACGCGAAAGAAGGACGAAAAGGTGATATGTAGACATCATCGGCCCGGCTCGGTGGATAGATCGGTCATGATCGAGAGAATATCCGGGCTGAAGCCTGGAACGAGGTACAAGTTTGACGTTTACGTGCAGAAACACAGAGGGGAGACTGGACAGGCACTCAAATACAGAAGCGTCTTCGTTAAGACCAAGCGACGCTGCTGA